The following coding sequences lie in one Porphyromonas asaccharolytica DSM 20707 genomic window:
- the rplS gene encoding 50S ribosomal protein L19 → MDFIKLVEEDFQSGKQLPKFAPGDTIVVDYRIKEGNKERIQKFRGTVIRISGHGDQRRFTVRKISDGVGVERIFPFNSPFIEEIHVERHGKVRRAKLYYLRNLRGKAARIRERRTLSASVK, encoded by the coding sequence ATGGACTTTATCAAGCTAGTCGAAGAAGACTTTCAGAGCGGCAAGCAACTACCTAAGTTTGCCCCCGGTGACACGATCGTTGTGGACTACCGTATTAAGGAGGGTAACAAGGAGCGTATCCAGAAGTTTCGTGGTACGGTCATCCGCATCAGCGGTCATGGCGATCAGCGTCGCTTCACCGTGCGCAAGATCTCAGATGGGGTGGGCGTAGAGCGTATCTTCCCATTCAATAGCCCCTTTATTGAGGAGATCCACGTCGAGCGTCACGGTAAGGTACGTCGTGCTAAGCTCTACTACCTACGCAACCTCCGCGGTAAGGCTGCTCGCATTCGTGAGCGTCGTACGCTATCAGCTAGCGTTAAGTAG
- a CDS encoding UDP-N-acetylglucosamine 4,6-dehydratase family protein: protein MKTKEFLRKCLGSRYVNYRIIALIDLLLSIIASLSAIFITSYTLLTLTGVYFHETIIEYTGLTHPTLSFLGLSGVVSLIVLLIFPVYKGIIRIRTFSNGFNYLWLSLSKAFVLGLISGILSRGWLFGVLYFALDTFFTLFFLTGFRIVVQFVWRFVNGVPSTISRTPALIFGVNDRSSQLAEKLSNSYQDKGLYVIGYVETEQPAKSMTVGGKPIFYAPDTDSFSALLEKHHVSVLLFAGYDVLHENAPFASICIDRKIRLLVDQEPRRILNVDSRPPIEEIQIEDILGRESIFLNMKPISDALHDKTILVTGATGSIGSEIVRQLARLEPQLIVLFDIAETPMHELRLELQRCCPNGRFAYVMGDIRNPQRLDFVMRKFHPDKVFHAAAYKHVPLMEENPCEAVATNIVGTFNIASKCLEYGVDQMVMLSTDKAVNPSSVMGATKRFCEMIVQSLDLAIKRGEVQTTMTTRFATTRFGNVLNSAGSVIPTFKRQLQRGGPLTVTDPRIERYFMTIPEASQLVLEASMLSHGGEVFVFDMGDLVKIADLAERMIRLAGYEPDKDIKIVYTGLRPGEKLYEETIHDKEKDLPTAHNKIHIVQTREESFERIHRMVLLFRQLAHQGNVDGVVYLLKQAIPEYKSLNSETFASFERGEHIPFDLEEELGKVAAELPHN from the coding sequence GTGAAAACAAAAGAGTTCTTACGTAAATGTCTAGGTAGTCGTTATGTCAACTACCGCATTATTGCGCTCATTGACTTACTTCTGAGCATTATAGCCTCGCTGTCTGCTATATTCATAACTAGTTACACGCTTCTTACGCTCACTGGGGTTTACTTCCATGAGACTATCATAGAGTACACAGGACTGACACACCCTACCCTTTCTTTTTTGGGACTTTCGGGAGTTGTTTCGCTGATTGTACTGCTCATCTTTCCCGTTTACAAGGGGATCATCCGCATTCGGACCTTCTCTAATGGCTTTAACTATCTATGGTTATCACTGAGCAAAGCGTTCGTTCTGGGGCTAATCTCGGGCATTCTGTCTAGAGGATGGCTCTTTGGCGTGCTATACTTTGCATTAGACACATTCTTCACACTCTTCTTTTTGACGGGCTTCAGAATCGTCGTGCAATTTGTTTGGAGGTTTGTCAATGGAGTTCCCTCGACGATCAGTCGCACACCCGCACTCATCTTTGGGGTCAATGATAGATCCTCACAGCTTGCGGAGAAGCTCTCCAACTCTTATCAGGACAAAGGGCTCTATGTCATAGGGTACGTCGAGACAGAGCAACCTGCTAAAAGCATGACCGTCGGTGGCAAACCAATCTTCTACGCTCCAGACACCGACAGCTTCTCCGCACTACTAGAGAAGCATCACGTCTCCGTACTCCTCTTCGCTGGTTACGATGTGCTGCACGAGAATGCCCCCTTTGCATCGATCTGCATAGACCGCAAGATTCGTCTCTTAGTCGATCAGGAGCCACGACGCATACTCAATGTAGATAGTCGTCCACCCATCGAGGAGATACAGATAGAAGATATACTAGGTCGTGAATCCATCTTCCTCAACATGAAGCCCATATCGGATGCTTTGCACGACAAGACGATCCTTGTGACAGGAGCTACAGGTTCTATCGGTAGCGAGATCGTCCGTCAGCTCGCTCGCCTAGAGCCTCAACTGATCGTGCTCTTTGACATAGCGGAGACACCGATGCACGAGCTGCGACTAGAGCTACAGCGCTGCTGTCCGAATGGACGCTTCGCCTATGTTATGGGAGACATACGCAATCCTCAGCGACTAGACTTTGTCATGCGCAAGTTCCACCCCGACAAGGTCTTTCACGCAGCAGCCTACAAGCATGTACCACTCATGGAGGAAAACCCATGTGAGGCGGTTGCCACCAATATCGTTGGCACCTTCAACATAGCGAGCAAATGTCTCGAGTATGGTGTCGATCAGATGGTTATGCTATCGACAGACAAGGCGGTCAACCCCAGTAGCGTCATGGGAGCTACGAAGCGTTTCTGCGAAATGATCGTCCAGAGCTTAGACCTAGCGATCAAACGAGGAGAGGTGCAGACGACCATGACGACACGCTTTGCGACGACACGCTTCGGCAATGTCCTTAACTCGGCGGGTTCCGTCATCCCCACCTTCAAGCGTCAGCTACAGCGTGGAGGACCTCTCACCGTCACCGATCCACGCATCGAGCGCTACTTTATGACCATTCCAGAGGCTAGTCAGCTCGTCTTGGAGGCCAGCATGCTCTCGCATGGAGGAGAGGTCTTTGTCTTTGACATGGGTGATCTCGTCAAGATCGCCGACCTCGCTGAGCGTATGATACGCCTAGCGGGCTACGAGCCTGATAAGGACATCAAGATCGTCTACACAGGTCTGCGACCTGGTGAGAAGCTCTACGAGGAGACCATCCACGACAAGGAGAAAGACCTACCCACGGCACACAATAAGATTCACATCGTACAGACCCGTGAGGAGTCGTTCGAGCGGATCCACCGGATGGTGCTGCTCTTCCGGCAGTTGGCACACCAGGGAAATGTCGATGGAGTCGTCTACCTTCTCAAGCAGGCGATCCCAGAGTATAAGAGTCTCAACAGTGAGACCTTTGCTTCCTTCGAACGTGGTGAGCATATACCCTTCGATCTCGAGGAGGAGCTAGGCAAAGTCGCAGCAGAGCTACCACATAACTAG
- a CDS encoding tyrosine-protein phosphatase yields MWWTRNRTVDIIAAGWLEGMTDIHCHLVPAVDDGSRSLDETRQLIETMHSIGIQRIITTPHIYRRYPHNDSNTLQQEVERLLPDLSDLGVPLTLGAEYMMDEGFEAQLSKPLLTLGSSKFLLVETSFIGAPLDLYRLIQLVISAGAIPMLAHPERYLYMSDGAYSRLRGAGCAFQLNLFSLTGMYGEQVQKRAQQLLERGFYDFVGTDTHRIDFFRKTISSAKTYARYEEPIRALMSNNQTLVATRE; encoded by the coding sequence ATGTGGTGGACAAGAAATAGGACTGTAGACATCATCGCTGCGGGGTGGCTCGAAGGAATGACAGACATACACTGTCACCTTGTTCCTGCAGTTGATGACGGCAGCCGTTCGCTAGATGAAACCCGCCAACTGATCGAGACAATGCACTCTATCGGCATTCAGCGCATCATCACCACACCACATATCTACAGGCGCTACCCACACAACGATAGCAATACACTCCAGCAAGAAGTAGAGCGACTGCTCCCTGATCTATCGGATCTAGGAGTACCGCTCACGCTCGGAGCTGAATATATGATGGACGAAGGCTTTGAGGCACAGCTATCCAAGCCACTGCTCACTCTGGGGAGTAGCAAGTTCTTGCTCGTGGAGACTTCGTTTATAGGTGCTCCCCTAGACCTCTACCGGCTCATTCAGCTTGTCATCTCGGCAGGTGCGATCCCAATGCTAGCTCATCCTGAGCGATACCTCTATATGAGCGATGGAGCGTATAGCCGCTTGAGAGGTGCTGGTTGTGCTTTCCAACTCAACCTTTTCAGTCTCACTGGAATGTACGGAGAGCAGGTTCAGAAGCGAGCTCAGCAGCTCCTCGAGCGTGGGTTCTATGACTTTGTAGGCACTGATACTCATCGGATAGATTTCTTCCGAAAGACGATCTCATCCGCTAAAACTTACGCTCGGTACGAAGAGCCTATACGCGCTCTCATGAGCAACAACCAAACACTAGTAGCTACACGCGAATAA
- a CDS encoding GumC family protein, with the protein MEYQTASTQQEPIRSSEEVSTFSLRDILMILKANWLFILLSFLVCLALGFLYIKSSSHQYSRSASLLIKSETSINSAIERLAQFTGDKHSYSDDVSNQIIILGTERVVSETVRRLGLDVQYHYDAGLREKDLYKQSPVSIRFVNADPDEKISLRIKSDKEAHNQVILYDIKSSLIGKVQEPIAATLGDTIATPIGKVVVEATPYYSNFPNYEVLKVQKDNFNAVVRNYMKALQVSLQQKDASVIKLTIQAGNPLLAEDFLSTLILVYTELERSDKVKIAESTQRFVDDRLAIISSELGQVDAEIEDFKQSQQIADIQAEAQEYIKGSSEVKTRLVELNNSISIAQFVRGHLKDKNQMESLIPANVGIASPSIEAAIAKYNEFLLKRDQLQANSSSQNPLVQELNTQLAAQRLSIITSIDNLISTLEVERQGILSEQSSYKGRITSVPMQERIVGSIYRQQKIKEELYLFLLNVREQNALSIEAAESNARLIQTPTGPTEPVSPRAPIIMLAAGLLGLLIPMGILYIRGIANNKIRGKADIERYTSIPVLGEIPHYKASKKHIKQVEEQIKDQLVGLSSKERNEIIDQAARMFIVGHHRRSVVSEAFTVVRSNISFLTPNSTQQVKRIMITSAILGSGKTFSSSNLALSLAQAGSRVLLIDCDLRKNTLSKAIGMHRSGLDGLSTYLSDSKVDPQKIICPTTVADSLFFTPSGPIPPNPTELFMSPRFEALLDYADKQFDYIVLDTIPVLNLADTRVISPLADITIMIARENHLPRRLLPELETLYRERLLKGLSIVVNDAGVGASSYGYGYGYGYGYGYGYGYGSESEHDSKSN; encoded by the coding sequence ATGGAATATCAAACAGCTTCTACCCAGCAGGAACCTATACGTTCCTCCGAGGAGGTCAGCACATTCTCCTTACGAGATATTCTGATGATCCTCAAGGCCAACTGGCTATTTATACTTCTATCGTTCCTCGTTTGTCTCGCTCTAGGATTTCTCTACATCAAGTCCTCTTCCCATCAATACAGTCGATCTGCGAGTCTCTTGATCAAGAGCGAAACTTCGATCAACTCCGCCATAGAGAGGCTAGCGCAGTTTACAGGAGACAAGCACTCCTACAGCGATGATGTCTCCAACCAGATCATAATCTTAGGGACCGAGCGTGTCGTCAGCGAGACCGTCCGTCGTCTCGGACTAGATGTACAGTATCATTATGATGCGGGGTTGCGAGAGAAAGATCTCTACAAGCAGTCGCCCGTATCTATCCGCTTTGTCAATGCAGACCCTGACGAAAAGATTTCCCTCCGTATCAAGTCTGACAAAGAGGCGCACAATCAAGTGATCCTCTACGATATCAAGAGCTCACTGATTGGCAAAGTTCAAGAGCCTATCGCTGCTACTCTAGGAGATACCATAGCCACCCCCATTGGCAAGGTTGTTGTAGAGGCTACACCGTACTACAGCAACTTTCCAAACTATGAAGTGCTGAAGGTGCAAAAAGACAACTTCAATGCTGTCGTGCGCAACTACATGAAGGCTCTTCAGGTATCCCTTCAGCAGAAAGACGCATCCGTCATCAAGCTCACCATACAGGCGGGCAATCCTCTACTTGCTGAGGACTTTCTCTCCACGCTCATCCTTGTTTACACAGAGCTAGAGCGCTCTGATAAAGTCAAGATAGCGGAGAGTACCCAGCGCTTTGTCGATGATCGTCTAGCTATCATCAGTTCCGAGCTGGGACAGGTCGATGCTGAGATCGAAGACTTCAAGCAGTCCCAGCAGATTGCCGATATACAGGCCGAAGCACAGGAGTACATTAAGGGAAGCTCTGAAGTCAAGACACGACTAGTCGAACTGAACAATAGTATCTCCATCGCTCAGTTTGTCCGAGGGCACCTTAAGGACAAGAATCAAATGGAGTCTCTCATTCCAGCTAATGTGGGCATTGCCTCCCCTTCCATCGAAGCGGCTATCGCTAAGTACAACGAGTTTCTACTCAAGCGTGACCAGCTACAAGCTAACTCTAGTAGCCAGAACCCGCTCGTTCAGGAACTTAACACACAGCTCGCAGCACAGAGACTCTCTATCATCACTTCCATAGATAACCTCATATCTACACTCGAAGTGGAGCGTCAAGGTATTCTCTCCGAGCAGTCCAGCTATAAGGGTCGCATCACCTCTGTGCCTATGCAGGAGCGCATCGTAGGAAGTATCTACCGACAGCAAAAGATCAAGGAGGAGCTCTACCTCTTCCTCCTCAACGTACGAGAGCAAAACGCACTCTCTATCGAGGCTGCCGAGTCAAACGCACGTCTCATCCAAACGCCTACAGGACCTACTGAGCCTGTTAGCCCTCGTGCTCCTATCATCATGCTGGCCGCTGGGTTGCTTGGTCTGCTGATTCCTATGGGCATACTATACATACGTGGCATCGCCAATAATAAGATACGAGGTAAGGCAGACATAGAGCGTTACACCTCAATCCCCGTGCTAGGTGAGATCCCCCACTACAAGGCATCCAAGAAGCATATCAAGCAGGTCGAGGAGCAGATCAAAGATCAGCTTGTAGGACTAAGCAGTAAGGAGCGAAACGAGATCATAGACCAAGCAGCTCGTATGTTCATCGTCGGGCATCACAGGCGCAGTGTAGTCTCCGAGGCTTTCACAGTCGTACGCTCCAACATATCCTTCCTGACGCCCAATAGTACACAGCAAGTCAAGCGCATTATGATCACCTCTGCGATACTGGGATCAGGGAAGACTTTCTCCTCCTCCAATCTAGCGTTAAGCTTAGCTCAAGCTGGCAGTCGCGTATTGCTGATAGATTGCGACCTGCGCAAGAACACTCTATCTAAGGCTATTGGTATGCATCGATCGGGGTTGGATGGTCTATCCACTTACCTATCTGACAGCAAGGTGGATCCACAGAAGATTATCTGTCCAACCACTGTTGCGGATAGTCTCTTCTTCACCCCAAGTGGTCCTATACCACCCAATCCTACAGAACTGTTTATGTCTCCTCGCTTTGAAGCCCTGCTAGACTATGCCGACAAACAGTTTGACTATATAGTATTGGATACCATTCCCGTGCTCAATCTTGCAGATACTCGTGTAATCAGCCCACTTGCAGACATTACAATTATGATCGCACGTGAGAACCACCTGCCACGTCGCTTGCTACCTGAGCTGGAGACCCTCTACCGAGAGCGTTTGCTCAAAGGGCTTAGCATCGTAGTCAATGATGCTGGTGTCGGAGCCTCTTCTTATGGCTATGGTTACGGTTACGGCTACGGTTACGGCTACGGTTACGGTTACGGCAGCGAAAGCGAGCATGATAGCAAGTCTAATTAA
- a CDS encoding polysaccharide biosynthesis/export family protein, giving the protein MKSLVRLNTPFFGVLLVATLCLITTSCASRKDVVYLQDASIGSQSQYSVPVLHIAKGDMLGITVNSKNRELSDPFNLPMVGYYSAFGISAANTQQGYLVDDEGYVTFPTLGRIKAEGLTRNELNNKIATALRDQGLLNDATVTVSLLNAQISVLGEVARPGRFPMVSDQVSILDAIAMAGDLTIQGRRDNVLVIREINGERYIIAHDLRSNNIFESPCYFLRQGDIVYVEPNNAKAQTASINPNNNVGTWLSVVSTATSLTTFVFTIIASQKK; this is encoded by the coding sequence ATGAAATCTTTAGTTCGCCTTAACACACCCTTCTTTGGAGTTCTTCTGGTAGCGACACTCTGTCTTATAACGACCTCTTGTGCATCACGCAAAGATGTTGTCTACCTACAAGATGCCTCCATAGGCTCCCAGAGCCAGTACAGTGTGCCTGTCCTACATATTGCTAAGGGTGATATGCTCGGTATCACCGTCAACTCCAAGAATCGAGAGCTCTCTGATCCCTTCAACCTTCCAATGGTCGGTTACTATAGTGCTTTCGGCATTTCAGCAGCTAATACCCAGCAGGGCTATCTTGTGGACGATGAGGGCTACGTAACATTCCCAACTTTAGGTCGAATTAAGGCAGAGGGACTAACCCGCAATGAGCTAAATAATAAGATCGCTACAGCGCTCCGTGATCAAGGTCTTCTCAACGATGCCACCGTTACGGTCTCTCTACTCAATGCACAGATATCTGTACTAGGCGAAGTGGCTCGTCCAGGTCGCTTTCCTATGGTGAGTGATCAGGTCTCCATCTTAGACGCAATCGCTATGGCAGGTGACCTAACGATACAAGGACGCAGAGACAACGTATTGGTCATACGAGAGATCAATGGAGAGCGATACATCATCGCACACGATCTACGTAGCAACAATATATTTGAATCTCCCTGTTACTTCCTCCGTCAGGGAGACATCGTCTATGTGGAGCCAAACAACGCAAAAGCACAGACAGCTAGCATCAACCCCAACAACAATGTGGGGACTTGGCTAAGCGTTGTCAGCACAGCGACTTCTTTGACAACCTTTGTCTTCACAATTATAGCTAGCCAGAAGAAGTAA
- a CDS encoding polysaccharide pyruvyl transferase family protein, producing MTTKRIHILTHPLGANYGGIMQAYALQQALRQLGYDPVTLDIPFDQRSPLRRWAKSRLLTLKQIPYDQSRKAERIIQQHTSRFVQQHITLSPRLRSAKELREYYRQQPAHAYIVGSDQVWRQAFVPMLDDYFFRFIPESDPVRRIAYAASFGVDPIDIAPERTARYSDLLSRFVAISVRELSAVPILKQQFGASAQWVLDPTMLLTREEYIDLFGLRVEPSSGVFAYMLTDTPHKEALAQQIAQSQHTTYQLFSPWRHWTARGESLEECILPPVEAWLEGILNAQYVVTDSFHGVAFSLIFGKPFVAIVNNHGGCSRFDTLIKTFGLESQQEGAYELVSSPERYDVQAIAQKMSQHRTDSMDFIKNALR from the coding sequence ATGACGACAAAACGGATCCATATACTGACACACCCCCTAGGAGCTAACTATGGCGGTATCATGCAGGCATATGCATTGCAGCAAGCCTTGCGCCAGTTGGGCTACGATCCTGTGACACTAGACATCCCCTTCGACCAGCGATCTCCACTAAGACGGTGGGCTAAGTCACGACTCTTAACACTAAAGCAGATCCCCTACGACCAGTCTAGAAAAGCGGAACGTATCATACAGCAGCACACATCCCGCTTCGTACAGCAGCACATCACGCTCTCACCACGACTCCGCAGTGCCAAAGAGCTACGGGAGTACTACCGCCAGCAGCCCGCTCATGCTTATATCGTGGGAAGTGATCAGGTGTGGCGACAAGCGTTTGTCCCGATGCTCGACGACTACTTCTTTCGCTTTATTCCCGAGTCAGACCCCGTGCGACGCATCGCCTATGCTGCTTCCTTTGGCGTAGATCCGATCGATATTGCTCCCGAGCGAACGGCTCGTTATAGCGACTTACTAAGTCGCTTTGTAGCGATTTCGGTGCGTGAGCTCTCTGCTGTGCCAATCCTGAAACAGCAGTTTGGCGCTTCGGCGCAGTGGGTACTGGATCCGACGATGCTCCTCACGAGAGAGGAGTATATCGACCTATTTGGATTGCGAGTGGAGCCTTCGAGCGGGGTGTTCGCCTATATGCTTACCGATACACCACACAAGGAGGCGCTCGCTCAGCAGATAGCGCAGTCGCAGCATACTACCTACCAGCTCTTCTCTCCGTGGCGGCACTGGACCGCACGCGGCGAGAGCCTGGAGGAGTGCATCTTACCTCCCGTAGAGGCGTGGCTCGAGGGGATTCTCAACGCCCAGTATGTGGTGACAGACTCCTTTCACGGTGTGGCCTTCTCACTCATCTTTGGCAAGCCTTTTGTTGCTATCGTCAATAACCATGGTGGTTGCAGTCGCTTTGACACGCTTATCAAGACCTTCGGTTTGGAGAGTCAGCAAGAAGGAGCCTATGAGTTGGTTAGCTCGCCTGAGCGCTACGATGTACAGGCTATAGCACAGAAAATGTCACAACATCGAACGGACTCTATGGACTTTATAAAGAATGCCTTAAGATAA
- a CDS encoding lipopolysaccharide biosynthesis protein has protein sequence MAQDLHNKTTDERSMQSSRSQRIARNTLFLFVRMAVVTLLSLYISRVLLAALGAEDFGIYQVVGSLVTAFGFINGAMVSATQRFYSYELGRGNLSGVGRIYSVSIVVQLLLVLLVCAIAIPFGLWYVPNKLVAPPERMTVALWIYFISLGTFVVNMMLTPFQSLIVSHERMNLFALLSIVDIALRLGAVLLLKSYAGDQLLLYPILLLAVSGVMALCYVGSTRRLFRQVHFRWVRDRPAYREILSYSGWNLFGNLAAVAQTQGINIVYNYFFGPLLNAAFGIVNSVRSTLLIFANNYQMAANPQIIKSYAAEEYGYLHKLICASAKISYLLMLCVVIPFALDLDLLLRLWLVKPPEYASLLLQLTLIVLLIESLSGALMTGIQATGRVRTYQVLVGGMIIMILPLSMLAFWLGAPPEYSVYINIVVSIACLAVRLVLSYKYHALGVGYYLKRVVLPILPPTIVMLLGAYLYRRWLPYVGSIWGLLVASILLGGLCAVVILTLSLTGEEKRLVKGYLHLSKRRQAPND, from the coding sequence ATGGCACAAGATCTACACAACAAAACTACCGACGAGCGCTCTATGCAATCGTCTCGCTCGCAGCGTATCGCCCGCAATACGCTCTTCCTCTTTGTGCGTATGGCGGTGGTCACCCTCCTCTCGCTCTACATCTCCCGTGTACTCCTAGCTGCGCTCGGAGCGGAGGACTTCGGTATCTACCAGGTGGTGGGGAGCTTGGTGACCGCCTTTGGCTTTATCAATGGAGCGATGGTATCCGCCACACAGCGTTTCTACTCCTACGAGCTGGGACGAGGCAATCTCTCAGGCGTAGGGCGCATCTACAGTGTCTCCATCGTTGTGCAGCTCCTGCTGGTCTTGCTGGTATGCGCTATCGCGATCCCCTTCGGTCTATGGTACGTGCCAAACAAGCTTGTGGCACCGCCTGAGCGCATGACTGTGGCACTCTGGATCTACTTCATCTCTTTGGGGACCTTTGTGGTCAATATGATGCTTACCCCGTTTCAGAGCCTCATCGTCTCACATGAACGGATGAATCTCTTTGCTCTGCTCAGCATCGTGGACATCGCTCTGCGACTTGGTGCCGTGCTACTCCTGAAAAGCTACGCTGGCGATCAACTCCTCCTCTACCCGATCCTGCTCCTTGCCGTCAGCGGCGTGATGGCTCTCTGCTATGTGGGGAGCACAAGACGACTCTTTCGTCAGGTGCACTTTCGCTGGGTACGGGATAGGCCGGCCTATCGCGAGATACTATCCTACTCGGGGTGGAACCTCTTTGGCAATCTAGCTGCTGTGGCTCAGACGCAGGGCATCAACATCGTCTACAACTACTTCTTCGGGCCACTTCTGAATGCAGCTTTTGGCATTGTCAACTCAGTGCGTAGTACGTTACTGATCTTTGCAAATAACTATCAGATGGCGGCTAATCCGCAGATCATCAAGTCGTACGCTGCTGAGGAGTATGGCTATCTCCACAAGCTCATCTGCGCCAGTGCTAAGATCTCCTACCTGCTGATGCTCTGCGTGGTGATTCCCTTTGCGTTAGATCTAGATCTGCTACTTCGCTTATGGCTGGTCAAGCCGCCTGAGTATGCCTCGCTACTGCTCCAGCTGACGCTCATCGTACTGCTCATAGAGAGCCTCTCGGGGGCGCTGATGACAGGTATTCAGGCGACAGGACGTGTGCGCACCTACCAAGTGCTGGTCGGAGGAATGATCATCATGATCCTACCGCTCTCTATGCTCGCCTTCTGGCTGGGTGCTCCACCAGAGTACTCGGTATACATTAATATAGTAGTCTCTATAGCGTGCCTAGCGGTGCGTCTAGTGCTCTCCTATAAGTATCACGCACTAGGCGTCGGCTACTACCTCAAGCGTGTGGTGCTGCCCATCTTACCGCCGACCATCGTCATGCTATTAGGAGCTTACCTCTATCGGCGTTGGCTCCCCTATGTCGGCTCTATTTGGGGACTATTGGTAGCCTCTATCTTACTCGGAGGGCTATGTGCCGTAGTGATCCTAACACTCTCACTGACAGGCGAAGAGAAGCGACTCGTCAAGGGCTATCTGCATCTTTCTAAGCGGCGGCAGGCTCCAAACGACTGA
- the ltrA gene encoding group II intron reverse transcriptase/maturase: MKLIEQILAKNNVREALNRVVSNKGASGIDGMKVEELRDYMNANWTSIKQSILERRYKPAPVRRVEIPKPNGGVRKLGIPTVVDRTLQQSIVQVLTPIFEAEFQENSYGFRPGRSCEQAVQKLLEYLNEGAEWIVDIDLEKFFDNVPQDKLMSYVGRVIHDPDTESLIRKYLKSGVMENGLYEATELGTPQGGNLSPLLSNVMLNELDKEMVRRGLRYVRYADDCVIAVRSEASAKRVMHSVTQWIERVLGLKVNATKTHVCRPSKLKYLGFGFYKSPQTKQWTARPHEDSVAKFVRKLKKLCKRSWSISMTARITMLNRVIRGWINYFAIGAMKGKMVGIDEHLRTMLRKVIWKQWKTPRKRAWGLRKLGICNDLAKLTSCSGDRYEWVVRRTCVVRAISKDVLARRGLVSCLDYYAIRHSLKTN, translated from the coding sequence ATGAAACTAATCGAACAGATACTCGCCAAGAATAATGTACGCGAGGCACTCAATCGTGTTGTGAGCAACAAGGGCGCCTCGGGTATAGACGGTATGAAAGTCGAGGAGCTCCGCGACTATATGAACGCCAATTGGACGAGCATCAAGCAGTCGATCCTAGAGCGTAGGTACAAGCCAGCCCCCGTACGGAGGGTTGAGATACCTAAGCCCAACGGAGGCGTACGCAAGCTCGGTATCCCGACCGTTGTCGACCGAACCCTTCAACAATCGATTGTCCAAGTCCTGACTCCCATCTTCGAGGCAGAGTTTCAAGAGAACAGCTACGGCTTCCGCCCCGGCAGGAGCTGTGAGCAAGCCGTTCAGAAGCTTTTGGAATACCTCAACGAGGGAGCGGAGTGGATAGTTGACATAGACTTGGAGAAGTTCTTCGACAATGTTCCACAAGACAAACTGATGAGTTATGTGGGTCGTGTGATCCATGACCCAGACACCGAAAGTCTGATACGCAAGTATCTGAAGTCGGGCGTAATGGAGAATGGTCTTTACGAAGCCACAGAACTCGGCACGCCCCAAGGTGGCAATTTGTCCCCCTTGTTGAGCAATGTGATGCTCAACGAGCTAGATAAGGAAATGGTCAGACGGGGGCTGCGCTATGTTCGATACGCAGACGACTGCGTCATAGCAGTAAGAAGCGAAGCAAGTGCCAAACGAGTGATGCACTCTGTCACCCAATGGATAGAGCGTGTCCTCGGGCTTAAGGTCAATGCCACCAAAACGCACGTCTGCCGACCGAGCAAACTTAAGTACCTCGGTTTTGGATTTTACAAATCCCCTCAGACCAAGCAGTGGACGGCAAGACCTCACGAGGACTCCGTAGCGAAGTTTGTCAGGAAGCTGAAGAAACTATGCAAACGCTCGTGGAGCATCTCCATGACTGCCCGTATCACAATGCTGAACAGAGTGATACGTGGATGGATAAACTACTTTGCCATTGGAGCTATGAAAGGCAAGATGGTAGGGATAGACGAACATCTGCGCACGATGCTACGTAAGGTGATATGGAAGCAATGGAAAACACCTCGAAAGCGAGCCTGGGGGCTACGCAAGCTTGGTATCTGCAACGACTTAGCCAAGCTCACCTCGTGCAGCGGAGACCGCTACGAATGGGTGGTGAGACGTACATGCGTGGTACGAGCAATATCGAAAGATGTGCTAGCCCGCAGAGGCCTCGTAAGCTGTTTGGACTACTATGCGATTAGACACTCTTTGAAAACGAATTAA